GCATCGTGCCGACGACTTTCGCTTTCAGCGCCGCGACCCGCGTCAAATCGAACGCCGACCGCGTGATGGTGGCGAACGCCCTGGACCGGGCGCTCTGCATTTCGCTCAGCGACAAATACCAGTTGGTCTCTGCCGGCCAGCCGGCGGATCTGACGATCCGCTCGGTCGTCACCGACATTGTGCCGACCAACAAGGCGATGGCTGGTGTTTCGACCGTCGTGACCGTCGGCACCGGTTTCGTACTGCCCGTCAGCGTGCCCCGGCTGCCGGCCGGCCTTGGCGGACTGGCGGTCGAGGCGGAGGCCGTCGACAGCGGTGGCGTGCAGCGGGCGGCAATCGTCTGGTCGCGCGGGGCAAACTCGCTGCAGAACAACCCCCGCGTTTCCGAAGTCGGCGATGCCTATAGCCTGGCTTCGAAATTCAGCAGCGAGTTTTCCCGCATGTTGATCAAAGGCAAGGAGCCGAAGGGAATGGATATCTCGCTGCCCTCAGGGCAGCGGATGAAATCCTGGCTCGGCGGCAAACCGAAATACGCCGCCTGCGACGCCTTCGGCCGGCCGCCCGGACTGATGGGCGCCGTGGCCGCCAAATACGGCGCGCCGCCGCAATGGACCGAGAAGAAGCCAAAACCGGCCGCGACCTATTGAGAGAATCCTGCGCCGGCGCCCGACAAGCCGACGCGATCAGCCCTCAGCCAGCCCCAGGCTGACGGGACGGACGGAGCAAAGGCGGGCAAGGCTTGTGCTCCGTCCGTCTGGAAATCCGTCGCGAACTTAGTCTTCGTTGCCCGACAGGGTTTCCAGATCCGGCGGCAGGACGACGCGGCCGGCGGGCTTCGCTTTTTCTCCAGGTGTCATCAATCACTCACGCCGGACGACACCACGGCGGAGCGTTGTCGGGAAGCGGGTCGAGGTTGTCTTGGGACATCTCCCGGCATCAAAAAAGCCCCGCATCTTCATGCGAGGCTTGCTCTGATGGATGGGCCGGATTAGCGGCACTGGCGGCGCGGGCCGTAGTTCGGCTGGTAGGTATTGTCATAGGCGCGGTATGACCGGTAGCGGCTATAGCAGTATTCCGCATGCGAAGAACCATAGGCACGTGCGCGCGGCTGCGAAGCGATGATGCCGCCGATGAGGGCGCCTGCCGCAAGGCCGCCGATGATGGCGCCGCTGTTGTCATGTCGGCGATACCGCCGATCGTAGCGGCGATCCCAGCCGTACCGGTCGTCACGGTCATAACGGCGGTCGCGGTAGCTGCGGCGGTCGCGGTCGCGATCGTTGTCACGGTCGCGATTGCGGTAGGATCTGCGGTTGTCTCCGTCGCGCGAGCAGACGATGGAGTATGGATTGCAAGCGACGGCCATGATTTTCGCATCGGTATTTTGAGGCGCCGGCTGCGTCAATAGCGTCGTGCTTGGCACGAAGACCGGGCCTGCCGAAGCTGGCATTCCGGAGAAGGCCGTCGCTATCGACAGCGCAATGACGGCAAATCTGTTCATTTTCACTCACCTTGGGTCAACGGATTTATTGAGGGGAAAACGCGGCGGAAGGGATTAAGTTTCATTTTGGGATGGAATGAGGCGGTGTATGTGCGTAGCTGCTAACGTATCGTGCTTTCAACACATCCAGGGAGAGGCAATAGGGGGCAAAACGATTTGCTGGACGGCGTCAGATGAACTTAGAGGGTGTCGCGGGTCGCGCTCCACCCGGGGTAGAGAAATACGCGAGAACGAATATTGAGACAATCGGTGTCGAAAGATCATTGCGCGAGACAATCGCCATTTTTGAGACTGCGAAGATTCTGAGAACAGTCTGGGAAGCCGAGCAGTGGGCTTTCGGCCATGAAAAAGCCCCGCAATCTTCATGCGAGGCTTGCCCTAATGGACGGGCCGGCTAGCGGCACTGGCGGCGCGGGCCGTAATTCGGCTGGTAGGTATTGTCATAGGCGCGGTATGACCGGTAGCGGCTATAGCAATACTCCGCATGCGAACCAGAACTATAGGCACGTGCGCGCGGCTGCGAAGCGATGATGCCACCGATGATGCGCCGGCCGCCAGGCCGCCGATGATGGCGCCGGTGTTGTCGTGGCGGCGGTACCGGCGATCGTAGCGGCGATCCCAGCCATAGCGGTCGTCGCGGTAATAGTTCCGGTCGCGATAGTTATGGCGGTTGCGATACCACCTGCGATTATTGCCGAACTGACCCGGGCAGTTCGTGAAGTTGTTGCAGCCAATGGTCATGATGCGCGCATCGGTGCTTTGAGACGTCGGCTGCGCCGATTGCACCGGGCTCGGCACGAAAGCCGGCCCTGCCGAGGCCGGCATTCCGGAGAAGGCCGTCGCTATCGACAGGGCAATGATGGCGAATCTGTTCATTTCACTCACCTTGGGTAAACGGATGTATCGAGGGGATAACGCAGGGGCAGGGAATAGGTTTCATTTTGGGATGGAATGAGGCGGTGTATGCGCGTGGGTGCTAACATAATAGGCCTGTGCACCACTACCGGAGGCAGGAACCGACCGGTCCTAAAACGCTGCACAGCTTCGCCACCGCCAATGGGCGGGAATGTCTGAGAAGATCGCACCGACGACGCGGCGCAGACGAACTTTACTCTTATCGACGCTCAAT
The nucleotide sequence above comes from Rhizobium indicum. Encoded proteins:
- a CDS encoding DUF3313 domain-containing protein; translated protein: MRYRRRRPDSVRSNPFPFSFPVASRGLALALPLALAMAAAGCSSVPLKEAGTLSSYGNLGAPKGKLSKSRVYVDGTRLSPAKTVSIVPTTFAFSAATRVKSNADRVMVANALDRALCISLSDKYQLVSAGQPADLTIRSVVTDIVPTNKAMAGVSTVVTVGTGFVLPVSVPRLPAGLGGLAVEAEAVDSGGVQRAAIVWSRGANSLQNNPRVSEVGDAYSLASKFSSEFSRMLIKGKEPKGMDISLPSGQRMKSWLGGKPKYAACDAFGRPPGLMGAVAAKYGAPPQWTEKKPKPAATY
- a CDS encoding BA14K family protein, translating into MNRFAVIALSIATAFSGMPASAGPVFVPSTTLLTQPAPQNTDAKIMAVACNPYSIVCSRDGDNRRSYRNRDRDNDRDRDRRSYRDRRYDRDDRYGWDRRYDRRYRRHDNSGAIIGGLAAGALIGGIIASQPRARAYGSSHAEYCYSRYRSYRAYDNTYQPNYGPRRQCR